In Bartonella bovis 91-4, the following proteins share a genomic window:
- the trmFO gene encoding methylenetetrahydrofolate--tRNA-(uracil(54)-C(5))-methyltransferase (FADH(2)-oxidizing) TrmFO has protein sequence MSNKFNIPIHIIGGGLAGSEASWQIAQSGIPIILHEMRPTKKSDAHKTDKLAELVCSNSFRSDDSSTNAVGLLHAEMRLAKSLIMKAADANKVPAGSALAVDRDGFSQTVTKALENHPLITIKREEIHNLPENWHNIIIATGPLTSPALAQTIQAITGTEALSFFDAIAPIIYTDSINMDICWYQSRYDKIGPEKTEKDYLNCPLNREQYEIFVQELKSAEKIEFRQFEKTPYFDGCLPIEVMAERGFETLRYGPMKPIGLTNAHNPTVKPYAVVQLRQDNTLGTLYNMVGFQTKLKYGEQIRIFRTIPGLEKAEFARLGGLHRNTYLNSPIILDKSLRLKQKPQLRFAGQITGCEGYVESSAIGLLAGRFAIAEYNHTCPSLPPKTTAFGALLNHITGGHIVTQETGKQSFQPMNINFGLFPPIDCAYHLEKRLSSKEKKLAKKQAIITRALNDCIQWLTHGESK, from the coding sequence ATGTCAAATAAATTTAACATTCCAATTCATATCATCGGTGGAGGTCTTGCTGGCAGTGAAGCAAGTTGGCAAATTGCCCAATCAGGAATCCCTATCATTTTACATGAAATGCGGCCAACCAAAAAATCCGATGCTCACAAAACAGATAAACTTGCAGAACTTGTCTGTTCAAATTCATTTCGTTCAGATGATTCATCAACAAATGCCGTTGGTCTTTTACATGCTGAAATGCGATTAGCTAAATCCCTAATTATGAAGGCTGCAGATGCTAATAAAGTACCAGCAGGAAGCGCTCTTGCTGTTGACCGTGATGGATTTTCCCAAACTGTTACAAAAGCACTTGAAAATCATCCTCTTATAACTATAAAGCGTGAAGAAATTCATAACCTCCCTGAAAACTGGCATAACATTATTATTGCAACAGGTCCCCTTACTTCACCAGCACTTGCGCAAACAATACAAGCAATAACAGGAACAGAAGCGCTTTCTTTTTTTGATGCTATTGCACCTATCATTTATACTGATAGCATCAATATGGACATCTGTTGGTACCAATCTCGCTATGACAAAATCGGCCCTGAAAAAACCGAAAAAGATTATCTTAACTGTCCCCTTAATAGAGAACAATATGAAATATTCGTTCAAGAACTGAAAAGTGCAGAAAAAATAGAATTTCGTCAATTTGAAAAGACACCCTATTTTGATGGATGCTTACCGATCGAAGTTATGGCTGAGCGTGGCTTTGAAACCCTCAGATACGGACCCATGAAACCTATAGGGCTAACTAATGCTCATAATCCTACAGTTAAGCCTTATGCTGTTGTCCAATTACGTCAAGACAACACGCTTGGCACTCTTTATAATATGGTTGGCTTCCAAACAAAACTAAAATATGGTGAACAAATTCGCATTTTTAGAACAATACCTGGACTTGAAAAAGCAGAATTTGCACGCCTTGGTGGTCTTCACCGCAATACTTATCTCAATTCACCAATCATTCTTGATAAAAGTCTTCGTTTAAAACAAAAGCCTCAATTACGTTTTGCTGGACAAATCACAGGTTGCGAAGGTTACGTAGAATCATCTGCAATTGGGCTTTTAGCTGGACGTTTTGCTATTGCTGAATACAATCATACTTGTCCTTCTTTACCGCCAAAAACTACAGCATTTGGAGCTCTTTTAAACCATATTACTGGTGGACACATTGTAACTCAAGAAACAGGAAAACAATCTTTCCAACCAATGAATATCAATTTCGGTCTTTTTCCACCTATTGACTGTGCTTATCACTTAGAAAAACGTTTATCTAGCAAAGAAAAAAAACTAGCAAAAAAACAAGCTATAATTACACGAGCTTTAAATGATTGTATTCAGTGGTTAACACACGGAGAATCAAAATAA
- a CDS encoding TrmH family RNA methyltransferase, with amino-acid sequence MKEKISKNSYFPHSYRQYRNTKSFIPMPSAHLKHQSSSLTQSTVYLYGIHSVKEALKNPKRVFNHLYATPNALKRLNITESDLPCPLKLYPPKKLDALVGKDAVHQGVVLETEVLKPRHLSELTNTNLIIVMDQITDPHNVGAIMRSAVAFKAGAIITTSRHSPQESGVLAKAASGALELIEYITVRNLSEALKEIHQAGFNSIGLDSEGALPLETALTGKKIALILGAEGKGLRKKTRETVHSLARLNIPGDIKSLNVSNAAAIALYATHNYLKY; translated from the coding sequence ATGAAAGAAAAAATATCTAAAAATTCTTATTTTCCTCACTCTTACCGCCAATATCGCAATACAAAAAGCTTTATTCCTATGCCTTCAGCACACCTAAAACACCAATCTTCTTCATTAACACAAAGTACAGTCTACCTTTACGGTATTCACTCAGTCAAAGAAGCTCTTAAAAATCCCAAGAGAGTTTTTAATCATCTCTATGCTACACCCAATGCCTTAAAACGGTTAAACATAACTGAATCAGACTTACCTTGCCCTTTAAAACTATACCCACCTAAAAAACTCGACGCACTTGTTGGAAAAGACGCAGTTCATCAAGGTGTTGTCTTAGAAACTGAAGTTCTTAAACCACGACATTTATCTGAACTCACAAATACTAACCTTATCATTGTAATGGATCAAATCACTGATCCGCATAATGTTGGCGCTATTATGCGTTCTGCAGTCGCATTTAAAGCTGGAGCAATTATCACCACTTCTCGTCATTCACCACAAGAGAGCGGTGTGCTTGCTAAAGCAGCTTCTGGAGCTTTGGAACTTATCGAGTATATCACTGTACGAAACCTTTCTGAAGCGCTTAAAGAGATTCATCAAGCCGGTTTTAACAGTATTGGACTTGATTCAGAAGGCGCATTGCCTTTAGAGACAGCATTAACAGGTAAGAAAATTGCTCTTATCCTAGGAGCAGAAGGTAAAGGTTTGCGCAAAAAAACACGTGAGACTGTTCACTCATTAGCACGGCTTAATATACCTGGAGATATTAAATCATTAAATGTCTCAAATGCAGCAGCAATAGCACTTTATGCTACTCATAATTATCTTAAATATTAA
- the rplA gene encoding 50S ribosomal protein L1, translating to MVKVAKRIKKIREGIDFNKLYALTDAVSMVKERAVAKFDETIEISMNLGVDPRHADQMVRGVAHLPNGTGRNIRVAVFARGNKAEEAKAAGADVVGAEDLFETINAGVIDFDRCIATPDMMPLVGRLGKILGPRGLVPNPKVGTVTLDVAGAVKASKGGAVEFRVEKAGIVHAGIGKASFGVDQIVENIKAFADTVAKAKPQGAKGEYIKRVAVSSTMGVGVKIDPATICTE from the coding sequence ATGGTAAAAGTAGCAAAGAGAATAAAGAAAATTCGTGAAGGTATTGATTTTAATAAACTCTATGCCTTAACAGACGCTGTTTCAATGGTTAAAGAGCGTGCGGTTGCTAAGTTCGATGAAACAATTGAGATTTCGATGAATTTGGGTGTTGATCCTCGTCATGCAGATCAAATGGTCAGAGGTGTTGCTCATTTGCCTAATGGGACAGGAAGAAATATCCGTGTTGCTGTTTTTGCGCGTGGTAACAAGGCTGAAGAAGCAAAGGCTGCTGGTGCTGATGTTGTAGGTGCTGAAGATTTGTTTGAGACTATTAATGCTGGGGTGATTGATTTTGATCGTTGTATTGCAACGCCAGATATGATGCCTCTTGTTGGTCGTCTTGGTAAAATTCTTGGTCCACGGGGGTTGGTGCCAAATCCGAAAGTTGGCACTGTGACGCTTGATGTTGCTGGTGCTGTTAAAGCTTCTAAAGGCGGTGCTGTTGAGTTTCGTGTTGAAAAAGCTGGTATTGTACATGCTGGTATTGGTAAGGCTTCTTTTGGGGTTGATCAAATCGTGGAAAATATTAAAGCTTTCGCTGATACAGTTGCTAAAGCTAAGCCGCAAGGTGCAAAAGGTGAATATATTAAGCGAGTTGCAGTCTCTTCAACAATGGGAGTTGGAGTTAAGATTGATCCTGCAACAATTTGTACAGAATAG
- a CDS encoding NADH:ubiquinone oxidoreductase subunit NDUFA12, giving the protein MAGFLKQTFTWWNGNTINTRFFTWLKGKRVGEDQLGNVYYEGGYHKDGYLRRWVIYKDYSEASSVPPGWHGWIHHRCNTPPTEENYQSREWEKPHISNMTGTSKAYRPKGSIVYNDEHIVRKDYHAWSPKK; this is encoded by the coding sequence ATGGCTGGTTTTTTAAAGCAAACCTTTACATGGTGGAATGGTAATACTATCAACACACGTTTTTTTACGTGGCTCAAAGGTAAACGTGTAGGGGAGGATCAGTTAGGAAATGTTTATTATGAAGGTGGTTACCATAAGGATGGTTATCTACGTCGCTGGGTGATTTATAAAGATTATTCTGAGGCTTCTAGCGTTCCTCCAGGTTGGCATGGTTGGATTCATCATCGTTGTAATACACCACCTACAGAAGAAAATTATCAATCGCGTGAATGGGAAAAGCCTCATATTTCAAACATGACAGGGACAAGTAAGGCTTATCGACCAAAAGGCTCTATCGTCTACAATGATGAGCATATTGTTCGTAAGGATTATCACGCGTGGTCACCTAAAAAATGA
- the rplJ gene encoding 50S ribosomal protein L10: MNRAEKRKFVTWLNEAFQKSGCVIVAHYSGLTVSQMNDLRSKMSEAGGAVKVAKNRLAKIALQGTDSESMRDLFAGQTLIAYSEDPIVAPKVAVDFAKTNEKFVILGGSMGVTSLSVDAVKSLASLPSLSELRAKLVGMISTPATRVAQVVNAPASQVARVVGAYAQEGQAA, translated from the coding sequence GTGAATAGAGCGGAAAAACGCAAATTTGTCACATGGCTTAATGAGGCTTTTCAGAAGTCTGGTTGTGTCATTGTTGCGCATTATTCTGGTTTAACAGTTTCGCAGATGAACGATCTTCGTTCAAAAATGAGCGAAGCAGGTGGTGCTGTTAAAGTCGCCAAAAACCGCCTTGCTAAAATTGCCCTTCAGGGTACGGATTCTGAATCAATGAGAGATCTGTTTGCTGGGCAGACGCTTATTGCTTATTCAGAAGATCCAATTGTAGCGCCCAAGGTTGCTGTTGATTTTGCAAAAACGAATGAGAAATTTGTTATCCTTGGTGGTTCGATGGGTGTAACAAGTTTGAGTGTTGATGCTGTGAAATCATTAGCTTCGTTGCCTTCATTAAGCGAATTGCGAGCAAAGCTTGTAGGCATGATTTCCACTCCTGCAACTCGTGTTGCTCAAGTTGTCAATGCTCCTGCAAGTCAAGTTGCACGTGTTGTTGGTGCATATGCTCAGGAGGGCCAAGCGGCTTAG
- the tuf gene encoding elongation factor Tu has translation MAKSKFERTKPHVNIGTIGHVDHGKTSLTAAITKYFGEFKAYDQIDAAPEERARGITISTAHVEYETEQRHYAHVDCPGHADYVKNMITGAAQMDGAILVVSAADGPMPQTREHILLARQVGVPAIVVFLNKVDQVDDAELLELVELEVRELLSKYDFPGDDIPIVKGSALAALEDSDKSIGEDAVRRLMSEVDNYIPTPERPVDQPFLMPIEDVFSISGRGTVVTGRVERGIIKVGEEIEIIGIRPTSKTTVTGVEMFRKLLDQGQAGDNIGALLRGIDREGIERGQVLAKPGSVTPHTKFKAEAYILTKDEGGRHTPFFTNYRPQFYFRTTDVTGIVTLPEGTEMVMPGDNVAMDVSLIVPIAMEEKLRFAIREGGRTVGAGIVSKIIE, from the coding sequence ATGGCAAAGAGCAAATTTGAACGTACGAAGCCGCATGTTAATATAGGTACGATAGGTCACGTTGACCATGGGAAGACGTCATTGACAGCAGCGATTACGAAGTATTTTGGTGAATTTAAAGCGTATGACCAAATTGATGCTGCTCCTGAGGAGCGTGCGCGTGGAATTACCATTTCAACAGCGCATGTTGAATATGAAACAGAGCAACGTCACTATGCGCACGTTGATTGTCCTGGACATGCGGATTATGTGAAGAACATGATCACAGGAGCGGCGCAAATGGATGGAGCGATTTTGGTTGTTTCAGCAGCTGATGGACCGATGCCTCAGACGCGTGAGCATATTTTGTTAGCACGTCAGGTTGGTGTTCCTGCGATTGTAGTTTTTCTTAATAAGGTTGATCAGGTTGATGATGCTGAGCTTTTAGAGCTTGTTGAGCTTGAAGTTCGGGAGCTTCTTTCGAAATACGACTTCCCAGGAGATGATATACCGATTGTTAAGGGTTCTGCGTTGGCGGCTCTTGAGGATTCAGATAAAAGTATAGGTGAAGATGCAGTTCGTCGTTTGATGAGTGAAGTTGATAATTATATTCCAACACCTGAACGTCCGGTTGATCAACCATTTTTGATGCCTATAGAGGATGTTTTTTCGATATCTGGGCGTGGAACGGTTGTCACGGGTCGTGTTGAACGTGGAATTATTAAAGTTGGTGAAGAAATCGAGATTATAGGTATTCGTCCGACTTCTAAAACGACGGTTACAGGTGTTGAGATGTTCCGTAAGCTTTTAGATCAAGGTCAGGCAGGTGATAATATAGGTGCATTGCTTCGTGGTATTGATCGTGAAGGGATTGAACGTGGACAAGTTTTGGCAAAGCCTGGTTCTGTTACACCGCATACCAAGTTTAAAGCTGAGGCTTATATTTTGACGAAAGATGAGGGTGGTCGTCATACACCGTTTTTCACGAATTATCGTCCACAGTTTTATTTCCGCACTACGGATGTGACAGGGATTGTTACGCTTCCAGAAGGTACGGAAATGGTTATGCCAGGTGATAATGTTGCAATGGATGTTTCTTTAATTGTTCCGATTGCAATGGAAGAAAAGCTTCGTTTTGCTATCCGTGAAGGGGGGCGTACTGTCGGAGCTGGTATCGTTTCTAAGATCATTGAATAA
- the tig gene encoding trigger factor, translating into MQVTETLNEGLKREIKIVIPAKDLEIKLNKRLDETKDRIKLNGFRPGKVPASHLRKMYGKSFMADVLNEIIKNVPSSILADRNERSATQPHIDIKEDQEVLDGKADFIFNLKYEVLPKFDIKDFKNIKIIREIADIPEQEIDEQLKSVLSSTRNYSEKNGPAVEGDRVIIDYLGKFDNVPFDNGAGNDAQLILGSKRFIPGFEEQLVGVKAGDTTTISVKFPDDYSAAHLAGRDAEFDITVKAVFKPDEFEINDESAQKLGVESLSHLREIVRGQIESKYGSMTRQKIKRQILDALDADYSFEIPECLLEVEFNNIWGQVNNDLQKAGSSFEDEGTTEEQARQEYHMLAQRRVRLGLVLSEIGVQADVKVSEDELQAAIFDQVRQYPGQEKEIMNFFRNTPEAVASLRAPIFEEKVIDYLLAQIKVTDKKVTIEELMKEDDELDLTKKGVTKKRSTEKEKGVKKVSAKKKASKKD; encoded by the coding sequence ATGCAAGTTACCGAAACGCTTAATGAAGGACTTAAACGTGAAATTAAAATCGTGATTCCAGCGAAAGATTTGGAAATAAAATTGAATAAACGGTTAGATGAAACCAAAGATAGAATTAAACTCAATGGTTTTCGTCCCGGTAAAGTGCCTGCTAGTCATTTGCGGAAAATGTACGGTAAATCTTTTATGGCTGATGTTCTTAATGAAATTATTAAGAATGTTCCTAGCTCTATTTTGGCTGACCGCAATGAACGTTCTGCAACGCAGCCGCACATTGATATAAAGGAAGATCAAGAAGTTCTGGATGGTAAGGCTGATTTTATTTTTAATTTGAAGTATGAAGTTTTACCAAAGTTTGACATTAAAGACTTTAAGAATATAAAAATTATCCGTGAAATTGCTGATATTCCCGAGCAAGAGATTGATGAGCAACTAAAAAGTGTTCTTTCTTCTACTCGTAATTATTCCGAAAAAAATGGTCCTGCTGTAGAAGGTGATCGCGTTATAATCGATTATCTTGGTAAATTTGATAATGTTCCATTTGATAATGGAGCAGGTAATGATGCACAATTGATCCTTGGTTCGAAACGATTTATTCCTGGTTTTGAGGAGCAATTGGTTGGTGTAAAGGCAGGTGATACAACAACAATTTCTGTTAAATTTCCTGATGATTATAGTGCTGCACATTTAGCTGGTAGAGATGCTGAGTTTGATATCACTGTTAAAGCCGTATTCAAACCAGATGAATTTGAAATTAATGATGAATCAGCCCAAAAGCTTGGTGTAGAGTCTCTTAGTCATTTGCGTGAAATTGTGCGTGGACAAATTGAGAGTAAATATGGCTCAATGACACGTCAAAAAATTAAGCGCCAGATTCTTGATGCATTAGATGCTGATTATAGTTTCGAAATTCCTGAATGTCTTTTGGAAGTTGAGTTTAACAATATATGGGGTCAGGTTAATAACGATTTACAAAAAGCTGGTAGTAGTTTTGAAGATGAGGGTACTACAGAAGAACAAGCACGGCAAGAATATCATATGCTTGCTCAACGTCGCGTTCGTCTTGGTTTAGTACTTTCTGAGATTGGAGTGCAAGCTGATGTTAAGGTAAGCGAAGATGAGTTACAAGCAGCAATCTTTGATCAGGTTCGTCAGTATCCTGGGCAAGAAAAGGAAATTATGAATTTTTTCCGGAATACACCGGAAGCTGTAGCGAGTCTACGTGCACCGATTTTTGAAGAAAAAGTCATTGATTATTTGTTGGCACAGATAAAAGTCACAGATAAAAAAGTAACTATTGAGGAGTTAATGAAAGAGGATGACGAATTAGATTTGACTAAGAAGGGGGTAACTAAGAAAAGATCTACAGAAAAGGAAAAAGGTGTGAAAAAAGTTTCAGCCAAAAAGAAAGCATCTAAAAAAGATTAA
- the rplK gene encoding 50S ribosomal protein L11 — MAKKSAGQLKLQVPAGAATPSPPIGPALGQRGINIMEFCKAFNAATQEMEKGAPIPVIITYYQDKSFTFSLKTPPVSFFLKKEANLKSGSKEPGKISAGTISRDKIHLIAEAKMKDLNTNDIEAAMRMVEGSARSMGLEVVG; from the coding sequence ATGGCAAAAAAAAGTGCAGGGCAACTAAAATTGCAAGTTCCAGCGGGGGCGGCTACTCCTTCTCCCCCAATTGGTCCCGCTCTTGGTCAGCGTGGTATTAATATTATGGAATTCTGTAAGGCGTTTAATGCTGCTACACAGGAAATGGAAAAAGGAGCTCCAATTCCAGTAATTATTACTTATTATCAAGATAAGTCTTTTACATTCTCTCTAAAAACTCCTCCTGTATCATTTTTTTTAAAGAAGGAGGCGAATTTGAAATCTGGTTCAAAAGAGCCTGGTAAGATATCTGCAGGAACTATTTCTCGTGATAAGATTCATTTGATTGCAGAAGCAAAAATGAAAGATCTTAATACAAATGACATTGAAGCGGCGATGCGTATGGTTGAAGGCTCTGCTCGCTCGATGGGTTTAGAAGTTGTAGGCTAA
- a CDS encoding DUF2155 domain-containing protein, which yields MKFFLQLEVRRFFCAYLIGIIVILSSGSGVQAERVSNAVAVFAGLDKITGRTIRFEVSIGQVYQYGALQVMPRVCYTSPEGEPTRTNGFVEVDEITLNKETRRIFTGWMFADSPGLNAVEHPIYDIWLKDCKQNSAIPSIQ from the coding sequence ATGAAGTTTTTCCTACAGTTAGAAGTAAGACGTTTTTTTTGTGCTTATTTAATAGGAATTATAGTAATTTTGTCCTCCGGTAGTGGTGTGCAAGCTGAACGTGTTAGCAATGCGGTTGCTGTTTTTGCTGGTCTTGATAAGATTACTGGCCGAACTATTCGTTTTGAAGTTTCTATTGGGCAAGTTTATCAATATGGTGCTTTGCAAGTAATGCCGCGGGTGTGTTATACAAGTCCTGAAGGTGAACCGACCCGTACTAACGGTTTTGTTGAAGTAGATGAAATAACATTAAACAAAGAAACGCGACGTATTTTTACAGGATGGATGTTTGCAGATAGTCCTGGTTTGAATGCTGTAGAGCACCCTATTTATGATATATGGTTGAAAGATTGTAAGCAGAATTCAGCTATTCCTTCAATTCAATAA
- the nusG gene encoding transcription termination/antitermination protein NusG has product MAARWYIVQAYSNFEKKVAEAIEKEAKQKGLDYLFEKIFVPTERVVEVRRGRRVDSERKFFPGYVLVCAELTDEVYHLIKNTPKVTGFLGSDARPVPISDREIEHILKQVQEGVESPKSSILFEVGEQVRVADGPFVSFNGIVQEVEEERSRLKVEVIIFGRPTPVDLEFSQVEKL; this is encoded by the coding sequence GTGGCTGCTCGTTGGTATATTGTTCAAGCATATTCAAACTTTGAAAAAAAAGTAGCGGAAGCTATTGAAAAAGAAGCAAAACAAAAAGGGCTTGATTATTTATTTGAAAAGATTTTCGTTCCAACTGAGCGTGTTGTTGAAGTTCGTCGGGGTCGTAGGGTTGATTCTGAACGTAAATTTTTTCCTGGTTATGTTTTGGTTTGTGCTGAGTTAACAGATGAGGTTTATCATCTCATTAAAAATACTCCTAAAGTAACAGGTTTTTTGGGTTCAGATGCACGGCCAGTTCCTATTTCTGATCGGGAGATTGAGCATATTCTTAAACAAGTACAAGAAGGTGTTGAGTCTCCTAAATCTTCTATTTTGTTTGAGGTTGGTGAACAGGTCCGGGTAGCTGATGGGCCTTTTGTTTCGTTTAATGGTATTGTTCAAGAGGTTGAAGAAGAGCGTTCTCGCCTTAAGGTTGAGGTGATAATTTTTGGACGCCCTACACCTGTTGATTTGGAATTTAGTCAAGTTGAAAAACTCTGA
- a CDS encoding rhomboid family intramembrane serine protease, producing MWDFTSQHNNSPLLSKQFKESLFNVPLIVIVLIVFCFLGYIIPQYFFSDQLYIKSLILFSFIPFFFQAEPLMFCYTIVSYSFMHGSFGHVVMNMVWLLVFGSPLARHFGNLRFLFFWILTAGISALTYFIFHQDNMIPLVGASGAISGMMGAIARYGFFSVFDSNMRSERFLGPVWPIRKALRSKTVLVYIGVWLIINCLTGIFPYLFGNSDILIAWEAHVGGLISGFILISFFDHPWKKLKINI from the coding sequence ATGTGGGATTTTACTTCTCAACATAATAACTCTCCGTTATTATCAAAACAATTTAAAGAGTCATTGTTCAATGTTCCATTGATTGTAATTGTTTTGATAGTGTTTTGTTTTTTAGGCTATATTATTCCTCAATATTTCTTTTCTGATCAGTTATATATTAAAAGTCTTATTCTTTTTTCATTTATACCATTTTTTTTCCAAGCTGAACCTTTAATGTTTTGCTATACCATTGTTAGTTACTCATTTATGCATGGCAGTTTTGGACATGTTGTTATGAACATGGTTTGGCTTTTGGTTTTTGGGTCTCCTTTAGCAAGGCATTTTGGTAATTTACGTTTTTTATTTTTTTGGATATTAACAGCAGGTATTTCTGCATTGACCTATTTTATTTTTCATCAAGATAATATGATACCACTTGTTGGAGCATCAGGAGCAATTTCTGGAATGATGGGTGCTATTGCGCGTTATGGTTTTTTTTCTGTTTTTGATTCCAATATGCGCAGTGAGAGATTTTTAGGTCCTGTTTGGCCTATCAGGAAAGCACTTCGTTCAAAGACTGTTCTTGTTTATATTGGTGTGTGGCTTATAATTAACTGTCTTACAGGTATATTTCCATATCTATTTGGAAACAGTGATATTTTAATAGCATGGGAAGCTCATGTTGGTGGACTTATTTCAGGTTTTATATTGATTAGTTTTTTTGATCATCCATGGAAAAAGTTAAAAATTAATATTTAA
- the gatB gene encoding Asp-tRNA(Asn)/Glu-tRNA(Gln) amidotransferase subunit GatB: protein MEIVDTRTPDPRRFISGATGDWEVIIGMEVHAQVTSDSKLFSGASTKFGAEPNNHVSFIDAAMPGMLPVVNQECVRQAVRTGLGLKAKINLKSVFDRKNYFYPDLPQGYQISQFQYPIVGEGKVIVSVGPDSNGQFQDIEIGIERLHLEQDAGKSMHDQHPTMSFVDLNRSGVALMEIVSKPDMRSSDEAKAYITKLRTIVRYLGTCDGNMDEGSMRADVNVSVRRPGEAFGTRCEIKNVNSIRFIGQAIEYEARRQIAILEDGGVIDQETRLFDATKGETRSMRLKEEAHDYRYFPDPDLLPLEFDQVFVDALAAELPEFPDDIKLRFINDMGLTAYDASILVTEKAIADYFEEVAHGRDGKIVANWVINDLLGALNKDNREIEDTPVTPDQLGAIIDLIKEGTISGKIAKDLFEIVWNEGGDPRQIVEERGMKQVTDTEVIKGVVDEIIANNSDKVTQAREKPALVGWFVGQVMKATGGKANPQAVNELVKAKLKID from the coding sequence ATGGAAATCGTTGATACTCGTACCCCTGATCCTAGGCGTTTTATTTCTGGAGCTACAGGCGATTGGGAGGTTATCATTGGCATGGAGGTCCATGCGCAAGTTACATCAGATTCAAAGCTTTTTTCGGGTGCATCAACTAAATTTGGTGCTGAGCCAAATAATCATGTATCGTTTATTGATGCGGCTATGCCTGGTATGCTGCCTGTTGTTAATCAAGAATGTGTTCGCCAAGCTGTTCGAACTGGTTTGGGGTTAAAGGCTAAAATTAATCTAAAATCTGTTTTTGATCGTAAAAACTATTTTTATCCGGATTTGCCACAAGGGTATCAAATTTCACAATTTCAGTATCCAATTGTAGGGGAAGGAAAAGTCATTGTCTCTGTTGGGCCAGATTCGAATGGTCAATTTCAAGATATTGAAATTGGAATTGAGAGATTGCACCTTGAGCAGGATGCAGGAAAATCCATGCATGATCAGCATCCAACCATGTCTTTTGTGGATCTTAATCGTTCTGGCGTAGCACTTATGGAAATTGTTTCCAAGCCAGATATGCGTTCATCAGATGAGGCCAAAGCCTATATAACGAAATTACGCACGATTGTTCGTTATTTGGGTACCTGTGATGGTAATATGGATGAAGGTTCTATGCGTGCGGATGTGAATGTATCGGTTCGCCGTCCTGGTGAGGCTTTTGGAACTCGTTGTGAAATTAAGAATGTTAATTCCATTCGCTTCATTGGTCAGGCGATTGAATATGAAGCACGTCGTCAGATTGCGATTTTAGAAGATGGTGGTGTAATAGATCAAGAAACTCGACTTTTTGATGCCACTAAAGGTGAAACGCGATCTATGCGTTTAAAGGAAGAGGCACATGATTATCGTTATTTTCCTGATCCTGATCTTTTGCCATTGGAGTTTGATCAGGTATTTGTGGATGCTTTAGCTGCGGAATTACCGGAGTTTCCTGATGATATAAAACTACGTTTTATCAATGATATGGGATTAACGGCATATGATGCATCTATTCTTGTGACAGAAAAAGCAATTGCTGATTATTTTGAAGAAGTAGCGCATGGACGCGATGGAAAAATAGTTGCCAATTGGGTGATCAATGACCTTTTAGGTGCTTTGAATAAAGATAACCGTGAAATTGAGGACACACCAGTTACTCCAGATCAATTAGGGGCGATTATTGATCTTATTAAAGAGGGGACTATTTCTGGAAAAATTGCTAAAGATTTGTTTGAGATTGTCTGGAATGAAGGTGGGGATCCACGTCAAATTGTAGAAGAGCGTGGCATGAAACAAGTGACGGATACAGAAGTTATTAAGGGCGTTGTTGATGAAATTATTGCTAATAACTCTGATAAAGTTACTCAAGCAAGGGAAAAACCTGCTTTAGTTGGCTGGTTTGTTGGGCAAGTTATGAAAGCAACAGGGGGTAAGGCAAATCCTCAGGCTGTGAATGAATTAGTTAAGGCGAAACTAAAAATAGATTGA
- the secE gene encoding preprotein translocase subunit SecE, whose translation MASRTNPITFFKQVLAETAKVKWPTRRETVVSTIMVLVLAAFASILFFIVDQIINFGVWQGIDLLKYLFGR comes from the coding sequence ATGGCATCTAGAACCAATCCCATTACTTTTTTTAAGCAGGTTCTTGCGGAAACAGCTAAAGTAAAATGGCCTACGCGGCGTGAAACAGTGGTCTCTACTATTATGGTATTGGTGTTGGCGGCGTTTGCTTCGATTTTATTTTTTATTGTAGATCAGATTATAAATTTTGGTGTGTGGCAAGGTATTGATCTCCTAAAGTACCTTTTTGGTCGATAG